In Cololabis saira isolate AMF1-May2022 chromosome 4, fColSai1.1, whole genome shotgun sequence, one DNA window encodes the following:
- the LOC133442068 gene encoding zinc finger protein 501-like, with amino-acid sequence MDRDQNQDSEMDRDQNQDSEMDRDQNQDQESSIRTKAGSSSAGLQKHKGKERPTSYRCDHCKKVLTTSSGLRKHKMIHTGDKPFRCDQCGAAFIQQSKLKIHQRTHTGDKPFTCDQCGAAFTRRDSQRTHQRIHTGDKPFRCDQCGAAFTTSSYLKIHQRIHTGDKPFTCDQCGAAFTTSSYLKIHQRIHIGDKPFRCDQCAAAFTRKYHLRTHQRIHTGDKPFRCDQCGAAFTTSSYLNIHQRIHTGDKPFRCDQCGAAFTTSSCLNIHQRIHTGDKPFRCDQCGAAFTRGNNLMTHQRVHTGDKPFRCDQCGAAFTRSSHLITHQRIHTGEKPFRCDQCGAAFTTSSCLITHQRIHTGDKQFRCDQCAAAFTTSSQLITHQRIHTGDKPFRCDQCGAAFTQQSSLIRHKRIHTGHKPFRCDQCGAAFTESGKLKIHQRIHTGDKPFRCEQCEAAFTASGGLKIHQRIHTGDKLFRCDQCGAAFTTSSHLKRHQRTHTSDKL; translated from the coding sequence aaacataaaggcAAAGAGAGACCCACAAGTTATCGCTGTGATCACTGCAAGAAagtcctcaccacttcatcTGGTCTGAGAAAACATAAgatgattcacactggagataaaccgttcagatgtgatcagtgtggggcagcttttatcCAACAAAGTAaactaaagattcaccaacgtactcacactggagataaaccgttcacttgtgatcagtgtggagcagcttttaccagacgAGATAGTcaaaggactcaccaacgtattcacactggagataaaccatttaggtgtgatcagtgtggagcagcttttaccacatcaagttatctaaagattcaccaacgtattcacactggagataaaccgttcacttgtgatcagtgtggagcagcttttaccacatcaagttatctaaagattcaccaacgtattcacattggagataaaccgttcagatgtgatcagtgtgcagcagcttttaccagaaaATATCATCTGAGGActcaccaacgcattcacactggagataaaccgttcagatgtgatcagtgtggggcagcttttaccacatcaagttatCTAAatattcaccaacgtattcacactggagataaaccgttcagatgtgatcagtgtggagcagcttttaccacatcaagttgTCTAAatattcaccaacgtattcacactggagataaaccgttcagatgtgatcagtgtggagcagcttttaccagagGAAATAATCTAATGactcaccaacgtgttcacactggagataaaccgttcagatgtgatcagtgtggagcagcttttaccagatcAAGTCATCTAAttactcaccaacgtattcacactggagaaaaaccgttcagatgtgatcagtgtggggcagcttttaccacatcaagttgTCTAAttactcaccaacgtattcacactggagataaacagttcagatgtgatcagtgtgcagcagcttttaccacatcaagtcagCTAAttactcaccaacgtattcacactggagataaaccgttcagatgtgatcagtgtggagcagcttttacccaacaaagtTCTCTAATTAGGCacaaacgtattcacactggacataaaccgttcagatgtgatcagtgtggagcagcttttactgagtcaggaaagctaaagatccaccaacgtattcacactggagataaaccgttcagatgtgaacagtgtgaggcagcttttaccGCATCAGGTggtctaaagattcaccaacgtattcacactggagataaactgttcagatgtgatcagtgtggagcagcttttaccacatcaagtcacCTAAAAAGACACCAACGTACTCACACGAGTGATAAACTCTAA